The genomic window ATTGTTATCTTATTCCATCCTAAAACAGCTCTGTCAGGATAATTCTTGTGAATCCTTAATGCCATTTCCTAATCAACAGGAAAGCACTCAAGGTCATGAGTCATGCCTACAGTAACAAAATGCTTGCATACGATAAGGAAGACCTCACCAAAACTTTGATGTTTGCGCATCCCAAGGACCTAGTTGAAGTGTGCCAGCATTACAAGATAGAAGTAGCAGAGAATGGTATCAAGTTCAAGAAAGGTTCCTTTGATGAAGAAGCAGACTTGGTaagcttattcttttttctttattttgtttgagAAAGTTATTTGTTGGTTTGAGAGTGATGGAGGCTTGCTGATAAGAGGCNNNNNNNNNNNNNNNNNNNNNNNNNNNNNNNNNNNNNNNNNNNNNNNNNNNNNNNNNNNNNNNNNNNNNNNNNNNNNNNNNNNNNNNNNNNNNNNNNNNNNNNNNNNNNNNNNNNNNNNNNNNNNNNNNNNNNNNNNNNNNNNNNNNNNNNNNNNNNNNNNNNNNNNNNNNNNNNNNNNNNNNNNNNNNNNNNNNNNNNNNNNNNNNNNNNNNNNNNNNNNNNNNNNNNNNNNNNNNNNNNNNNNNNNNNNNNNNNNNNNNNNNNNNNNNNNNNNNNNNNNNNNNNNNNNNNNNNNNNNNNNNNNNNNNNNNNNNNNNNNNNNNNNNNNNNNNNNNNNNNNNNNNNNNNNNNNNNNNNNNNNNNNNNNNNNNNNNNNNNNNNNNNNNNNNNNNNNNNNNNNNNNNNNNNNNNNNNNNNNNNNNNNNNNNNNNNNNNNNNNNNNNNNNNNNNNNNNNNNNNNNNNNNNNNNNNNNNNNNNNNNNNNNNNNNNNNNNNNNNNNNNNNNNNNNNNNNNNNNNNNNNNNNNNNNNNNNNNNNNNNNNNNNNNNNNNNNNNNNNNNNNNNNNNNNNNNNNNNNNNNNNNNNNNNNNNNNNNNNNNNNNNNNNNNNNNNNNNNNNNNNNNNNNNNNNNNNNNNNNNNNNNNNNNNNNNNNNNNNNNNNNNNNNNNNNNNNNNNNNNNNNNNNNNNNNNNNNNNNNNNNNNNNNNNNNNNNNNNNNNNNNNNNNNNNNNNNNNNNNNNNNNNNNNNNNNNNNNNNNNNNNNNNNNNNNNNNNNNNNNNNNNNNNNNNNNNNNNNNNNNNNNNNNNNNNNNNNNNNNNNNNNNNNNNNNNNNNNNNNNNNNNNNNNNNNNNNNNNNNNNNNNNNNNNNNNNNNNNNNNNNNNNNNNNNNNNNNNNNNNNNNNNNNNNNNNNNNNNNNNNNNNNNNNNNNNNNNNNNNNNNNNNNNNNNNNNNNNNNNNNNNNNNNNNNNNNNNNNNNNNNNNNNNNNNNNNNNNNNNNNNNNNNNNNNNNNNNNNNNNNNNNNNNNNNNNNNNNNNNNNNNNNNNNNNNNNNNNNNNNNNNNNNNNNNNNNNNNNNNNNNNNNNNNNNNNNNNNNNNNNNNNNNNNNNNNNNNNNNNNNNNNNNNNNNNNNNNNNNNNNNNNNNNNNNNNNNNNNNNNNNNNNNNNNNNNNNNNNNNNNNNNNNNNNNNNNNNNNNNNNNNNNNNNNNNNNNNNNNNNNNNNNNNNNNNNNNNNNNNNNNNNNNNNNNNNNNNNNNNNNNNNNNNNNNNNNNNNNNNNNNNNNNNNNNNNNNNNNNNNNNNNNNNNNNNNNNNNNNNNNNNNNNNNNNNNNNNNNNNNNNNNNNNNNNNNNNNNNNNNNNNNNNNNNNNNNNNNNNNNNNNNNNNNNNNNNNNNNNNNNNNNNNNNNNNNNNNNNNNNNNNNNNNNNNNNNNNNNNNNNNNNNNNNNNNNNNNNNNNNNNNNNNNNNNNNNNNNNNNNNNNNNNNNNNNNNNNNNNNNNNNNNNNNNNNNNNNNNNNNNNNNNNNNNNNNNNNNNNNNNNNNNNNNNNNNNNNNNNNNNNNNNNNNNNNNNNNNNNNNNNNNNNNNNNNNNNNNNNNNNNNNNNNNNNNNNNNNNNNNNNNNNNNNNNNNNNNNNNNNNNNNNNNNNNNNNNNNNNNNNNNNNNNNNNNNNNNNNNNNNNNNNNNNNNNNNNNNNNNNNNNNNNNNNNNNNNNNNNNNNNNNNNNNNNNNNNNNNNNNNNNNNNNNNNNNNNNNNNNNNNNNNNNNNNNNNNNNNNNNNNNNNNNNNNNNNNNNNNNNNNNNNNNNNNNNNNNNNNNNNNNNNNNNNNNNNNNNNNNNNNNNNNNNNNNNNNNNNNNNNNNNNNNNNNNNNNNNNNNNNNNNNNNNNNNNNNNNNNNNNNNNNNNNNNNNNNNNNNNNNNNNNNNNNNNNNNNNNNNNNNNNNNNNNNNNNNNNNNNNNNNNNNNNNNNNNNNNNNNNNNNNNNNNNNNNNNNNNNNNNNNNNNNNNNNNNNNNNNNNNNNNNNNNNNNNNNNNNNNNNNNNNNNNNNNNNNNNNNNNNNNNNNNNNNNNNNNNNNNNNNNNNNNNNNNNNNNNNNNNNNNNNNNNNNNNNNNNNNNNNNNNNNNNNNNNNNNNNNNNNNNNNNNNNNNNNNNNNNNNNNNNNNNNNNNNNNNNNNNNNNNNNNNNNNNNNNNNNNNNNNNNNNNNNNNNNNNNNNNNNNNNNNNNNNNNNNNNNNNNNNNNNNNNNNNNNNNNNNNNNNNNNNNNNNNNNNNNNNNNNNNNNNNNNNNNNNNNNNNNNNNNNNNNNNNNNNNNNNNNNNNNNNNNNNNNNNNNNNNNNNNNNNNNNNNNNNNNNNNNNNNNNNNNNNNNNNNNNNNNNNNNNNNNNNNNNNNNNNNNNNNNNNNNNNNNNNNNNNNNNNNNNNNNNNNNNNNNNNNNNNNNNNNNNNNNNNNNNNNNNNNNNNNNNNNNNNNNNNNNNNNNNNNNNNNNNNNNNNNNNNNNNNNNNNNNNNNNNNNNNNNNNNNNNNNNNNNNNNNNNNNNNNNNNNNNNNNNNNNNNNNNNNNNNNNNNNNNNNNNNNNNNNNNNNNNNNNNNNNNNNNNNNNNNNNNNNNNNNNNNNNNNNNNNNNNNNNNNNNNNNNNNNNNNNNAAAGTGCAGGATCAGAAGGCAGagtcataaaaaaatcttttgtaaatATGTAAGATTAGACTTTTATGAAGCATCTTTGGGACAGTCCCTTAAACAAGTGGTTAACAGATAGAAATCTGTAAATAAAGATTCTTTTTACCATTGAATGCATGATTCCACAATATGCTTCAGTTTGTATTGCTAGTTTGTGGATTCATATATTTCCTAAGTGTGAAACCAGTGAAGGTAAAGGGaattattcacatatgtatactcatatacttTACAAATACTGTATGTCTACATTACATGTATGAATTTTTCCAGATGAATTCCAGAAGAGTAAGGTGGATTGAAGACAAGTTAGATGCTTTATCACTCTCAGAATTATTCCTGCCAGAGGAGCTTGCACCATAAGTGATATGTacagtgtaaatatgtatgtaagagGATGATGTGAAGATTCACCATCATAACATTTTGAACTTATCCATCTCCTTACAAATGATTTTGTGCTTTTACCTCATAATTTTTATCTACACATTGAGCCTAGGAATGGATGACCTTTTCTTTGTTGTGGTGTCACCAGATTTTCCtgataatgtttttaaataacaGCATGAATATGGTGCACACAATAGGGTCTAGTCCCAGTTAATGGCTGTGAGATTATCAGCGTAGGACAGTACAGGATTAATATTAGTGGCCATATCCCTAGTCTTGGAATGTTCTTGTATCAAGAATAAACTTTCTGTAAATCCTAAGGGGCAGTTGGATATTGTGTATCTGTACCTGAATATAAAATTCTGCTATCCAATGTGTGGATTAGCagcttttaaaaaacttatttatgtctggtatttgatattttatttacctCGTTGATAGAATACTACAGATTTTTTNNNNNNNNNNNNNNNNNNNNNNNNNNNNNNtactttttttcctaaaaaaatgccAGTGACTACTACACTATGTAACCCCTACCTTATATTCGATTTAAATATTAATCATGCATGTATGTTAGTATAGTGTCTATCTCAGTCTATGAGATAtctcgtatgtgcatatatgtctgtTTGCAGGGGTGGAGCAGTACAATTGTAATTTTGTTTGAATTGGATTTAAATACATTCTTtaagtatttgtatttgtatttgtattttgccaTCCAGAAGAGAAAGTATTTCATAATTGCATTTGTATTTCAAGTCGATACCAGAGGAAGGGAGAACTAAACTAAGGGATTACATTCTAACCCTGTTAGTTACANNNNNNNNNNNNNNNNNNNNNNNNNNNNNNNNNNNNNNNNNNNNNNNNNNCTGCGTGCatgcctacgtgtgtgtgtgtgtttttgagagtgtatttttattttggcatttatctgtgtgtatgtttatatgNNNNNNNNNNNNNNNNNNNNNNNNNNNNNNNNNNNNNNNNNNNNNNNNNNNNNNNNNNNNNNNNNNNNNNNNNNNNNNNNNNNNNNNNNNNNNNNNNNNNNNNNNNNNNNNNNNNNNNNNNNNNNNNNNNNNNNNNNNNNNNNNNNNNNNNNNNNNNNNNNNNNNNNNNNNNNNNNNNNNNNNNNNNNNNNNNNNNNNNNNNNNNNNNNNNNNNNNNNNNNNNNNNNNNNNNNNNNNNNNNNNNNNNNttatatatttttctcccccatttcgtttttcttttaacatgtgtatatgtatttttttaatattcttcatcttcccttttttataaatgaatgcATGAATCACCTTCAATGTTATTAAATATTGACACATTGAAATAAGTTTTTCTCTTTATAGATACATATCCGTTgttaataacaaatacataatagTTTAGAGCCATAGATTTGTGTTATCAGGGGAGTAATAGCATGGTAATTCTTCTCAACTTAAGAGAGATTTATTTTTCTCGTTGTCATTTgcatcaaagaagaaaaaattacaaaaattacacCAAAAATCAAATGTAAATACATAGTTTGGTATTAAAACTGTTTAGTTTCTTTTTGATTAAGCCTATTCTTGCTAAAAGTACACCTGAATGACGAATGACACttagttttgttatttatttaacagGACTAAGGAAGACAtataaatgagaaatataaatataagaacaaGTAAAAGAGGATGAATATTTTcaaaacataggtatatatacagtattaaaatcttggaagaatatatatgtagatatagactgATTTACATATCTctatttttagaatattttgtAAATTACTACTGGCACCATTTTAGTATATTGCATAACCCAACTTTTATTATGAATTCTTAAGTCTAAAATCCTGTATAGAACATGCACAAAGATTGGTTTTCTTTCTTGATATATAAAAGCCAATATATTTCACTGGGATAATGTATTTAAataattgtatttgtatttccGTATATTTCACTGGGCTATTCATAAATAGAATACAAATTtgtaaacacaataatgatatacTGGCACTGGAAGtttatggcatttttttttttcacatgacaCAGACACTTAAAATAAAACATCTATAACTGTACTAATTTTCCAtgcaaataaaagtataaattatgATGCTAAAATCTAAACCCATATGACTCTCTTTTCATGTTAGATTAAATGGCATGTATGTAATGAATCAGTATTCAtgacttctattattatttatgaaatgtAACACAATAAAAATGTATAGTAAAGTATGAATTGATATTCTATGATAACTAAATGTCACACTTCAGAGACATATCATCAATCTTCTGAATTTCCTTGAAGATGGTTGTTCTTGAGTGAATATAGAGTCCCCCATAAATaggtgttttatatattagtgtTACTAAGTTGGTGAATGACTGTAGTGTCACCTTACTCATATTACCaataagaattgtaataatatattttgcattttactATAATGATTAACTAAATTACAATGATATATAGCATTTAACATGCAGCTAATTGTAACTATCGTGGATAATATTTAATTTCCTTACCATTGTCAAATGTTAATTCAAGTGCCAATTATCACTCGAGCAATCCATTCACCATTGAGTGTTTGAAGAGTATTTCTCAGATGTGAAATTGTTCACTAACTGGAAGACAGACTAAGGTCtctaatcacacacaaacaagttcgTTTGTGCATGGCCCAGGCGCGTTTCACTAGTAAGAGAAAATCAAATGTGGGAAGGGTAGTCTTGCATTATTTAGGATGTAATGTACATCTAGGTCTTGGTAGTGTAAAACACAGTAGCCAAGATTCCTGATTAAATAAAGTTGGACTTTATGAAATCCAAGGACACCACTCacgacagaaaataaaacaaaactaacacACAATTTTACAAAGAATCACTCactcaaaacacccacacaacacacatactaaaCAACAAATCACTCATTACAAAACAACCACCAANNNNNNNNNNNNNNNNNNNNNNNNNNNNNNNNNNNNNNNNNNNNNNNNNNNNNNNNNNNNNNNNNNNNNNNNNNNNNNNNNNNNNNNNNNNNNNNNNNNNNNNNNNNNNNNNNNNNNNNNNNNTgacaatatacagtatataaaaatgGATTCTTATGAAGATTTTCaatctttattattgaaattctactgaaataatggtaatatgtttatacatcatatatttttggTCCTGACACACATGTTCACATAGCAACAGACTTTTAAGCAGTCTCACCAAAAATGCAATATAGGGTGCAGTAGTTCCAAAGGATGATGAAATAAGGGATGACAATCCTGTCCCAGCAGCTCGGTGAGTTGTTGGATAGATTTCTGCACACTGGATGTACACCACCAGGAAGCTCATAGTGATGAATAGTTTGCTCAGGATATGCATAGTGATGTTAAGCCACAGTGCACTATCTGGTTgtcaaaagtaaaaatatttgtaaacaacaTAAGAATTCTGATATGCATGGCTATTTTCATTTCTAAAAGTATttctttgaaatatataaaagcgatacatataataaaactacACTATAAAAAAGAGCTCATGTTCTTACTCAAGGTGAAAATTGCAATGACAGCAAAGACAGATGCCATGAGAAAACAACCAGCTTCTGTCCATCTTCTTCCTATGTAATTAGCAGCCCACCAAGCTAAGATATTTGAGGGAAGCTCAGTAATACTAAGCAAGAAGAAGTTGATGAACTCATTGCCGCTCATGTTGGTTGTATTATATGCCAGGCCATAGTAAAAGAGGTTATTAcaagtactgaaaaaaaaaaattaaatgtgtgcGTGATTTctacaatgaaataatatatattgtaaaatttcatCCTGTAATAGAAAAAGTTTTAGAAAGTGAAAACNNNNNNNNNNNNNNNNNNNNNNNNNNNNNNNNAAATTAGTATGTAATATACAGCAAATTATacttatttcatataataaactAGGTTTATACTAGGTATAACTATGACTATACCCTGTagttatacaaaacaaaacaaaacaagttcTTTCAAACACTCACTAGCCAACTGTCAGCAATACAGTCCTCAATCTCACTTTAGGGTATTTAAAGAGTTGGATGAAACCATAGTTCTTCTCTGTATTATGAGTATTTGCAAGGACCTGAACTGTCTCCTCGAGCTTTTCAGGCACAGGACGTCCATTACGTTGAGCAATAGTCCTTAACAGATTTACCGTTTCTTCTAAACGATTGCGAGACAGGAGCCATCGAGGGGACTCTGGTAGGATCCTGAGATGAGAACCAAGGTCAGNNNNNNNNNNNNNNNNNNNNNNNNNNNNNNNNNNNNNNNNNNNNNNNNNNNNNNNNNNNNNNNNNNNNaaaacaggaaaaacaagtgACTCCTCCAGAttcaagaaatgaaaaagaaaatatgcaaaatacattatatattcacatatatatctatatgagtgcatttttcaatctttctttccttgtatgtaaataaagatagatagatcaactGATACATCTAAAGNNNNNNNNNNNNNNNNNNNNNNNNNNNNNNNNNNNNNNNNNNNNNNNNNNNNNNNNNNNNNNNNNNNNNNNNNNNACTGACTGTTACTCCAGTTCTGTGTCAGGCAAAATCATCNNNNNNNNNNNNNNNNNNNNNNNNNNNNNNNNNNNNNNNNNNNNNNNNNNNNNNNNNNNNNNNNNNNNNNNNNNNNNNNNNNNNNNNNNNNNNNNNNNNNNNNNNNNNNNNNNNNNNNNNNNNNNNNNNNNNNNNNNNNNNNNNNNNNNNNNNNNNNNNNNNNNNNNNNNNNNNNNNNNNNNNNNNNNNNNNNNNNNNNNNNNNNNNNNNNNNNNNNNNNNNNNNNNNNNNNNNNNNNNNNNNNNNNNNNNNNNNNNNNNNNNNNNNNNNNNNNNNNNNNNNNNNNNNNNNNNNNNNNNNNNNNNNNNNNNNNNNNNNNNNNNNNNNNNNNNNNNNNNNNNNNNNNNNNNNNNNNNNNNNNNNNNNNNNNNNNNNNNNNNNNNNNNNNNNNNNNNNNNNNNNNNNNNNNNNNNNNNNNNNNNNNNNNNNNNNNNNNNNNNNNNNNNNNNNNNNNNNNNNNNNNNNNNNNNNNNNNNNNNNNNNNNNNNNNNNNNNNNNNNNNNNNNNNNNNNNNNNNNNNNNNNNNNNNNNNNNNNNNNNNNNNNNNNNNNNNNNNNNNNNNNNNNNNNNNNNNNNNNNNNNNNNNNNNNNNNNNNNNNNNNNNNNNNNNNNNNNNNNNNNNNNNNNNNNNNNNNNNNNNNNNNNNNNNNNNNNNNNNNNNNNNNNNNNNNNNNNNNNNNNNNNNNNNNNNNNNNNNNNNNNNNNNNNNNNNNNNNNNNNNNNNNNNNNNNNNNNNNNNNNNNNNNNNNNNNNNNNNNNNNNNNNNNNNNNNNNNNNNNNNNNNNNNNNNNNNNNNNNNNNNNNNNNNNNNNNNNNNNNNNNNNNNNNNNNNNNNNNNNNNNNNNNNNNNNNNNNNNNNNNNNNNNNNNNNNNNNNNNNNNNNNNNNNNNNNNNNNNNNNNNNNNNNNNNNNNNNNNNNNNNNNNNNNNNNNTGTCAGGCAAGGTGTAAGAAAACTAACCACACCATGCCCTCAGTATGAAAATATAACAAGCATGCACATGGACGACAGAACGGCCCACGGGCGCCCAAGTCtgatttggttgtgtgtgtgagcgtgggtTAGGGTTTCGCTGTTGTTAATGCAGTGTAGGCCGCTAGTGGTGCTAGGGACTCAGTGGCTGGCAACTGCGTCGGCGTGCAGGTGCTGGACTTATATTGCTAGCTGTTGCTCCTGCTGACCTGTGTTATGTATGGCGTGCAGATGCGTGTGCAGAGTGCTTGGCCGCGCGTGTGGGTGTTCAGGCAGTGGTGTAATATAGAACATAACCACATATTGCCTAATCAGTGTGAAAGTTAAATATCAGCACAAAGACAGTCTTGAAAAGGGCCCCATATGTTGTTCTGTACGCGCAGTGACAGTGGATCGTCTCGATGAAGACTTTATTAGTGATATATGTTATCACCATGCATGTGTCAAGAACATGTACATAAcggtattgtgtatatattgttaaaattcaAAACGAGTGTACAGGAGTTTAGCAAGAttctcaaaataaatatatagctacCTATACTTATAACAGGTTGGCAATTCATCGCAGACGTTTTGTTTAAAATGCTGTGGTCACCTAAAcagttatatatctttatttatattcttattttcatgtgGAGGGGATTGTGAAAATATATTTCTAGAGAAAAATACATGGCGCTTCGACACATCGATTCATCCGGGACAAATGAGTTTTTATCGCTAAAGAAAACGTTATCACGCAACAGTTTACTGGGATACCCACACGGTGattaaattcattaaaaataacGTGTGTCAGTGCTGTTGAAGAAATGACAATTATGACGAAGGATGGCAGATCATTTGTAGATTtcaaatactaccagtaaaagaacCAAATAGAGATATACTGTGGAATAAAGACAGGAGCACTTAAAATTATCTTAGAAAATCCCATGAAAAATGCAATATTCTTTATCAGTCCTACAAACGGTTACTGCGAGTTATAAAGGAGGGTAATGCATCGGGTTTTAATTTCANNNNNNNNNNNNNNNNNNNNNNNNNNNNNNNNNNNNNNNNNNNNNNNNNNNNNNNNNNNNNNNNNNNNNNNNNNNNNNNNNNNNNNNNNNNNNNNNNNNNNNNNNNNNNNNNNNNNNNNNNNNNNNNNNNNNNNNNNNNNNNTGTAAGATGAACGCTCCGCTCCCTCATTAATTCGTAGCAGCTAAAGGCATGCTACGAAAATTTACGactatgataatatgattaaaacTACTTTGTTAACTGTAAAAGGAACCAGTTCCATCCTCACCAATATACTCCCCTCCCCTGTATCTCTTTATACCTGACACAtggtaattgcaataaaaataacggAAATAGTTTTCGAAGACTCGCTAGCAGTGCCTCAAAATCTTTTAACCGTCAAAAGTGGACAACTTATTCActgattttgttatattatctgCTCTTATTACGGGTTTTAACTTTTACACCTACAGCTACAAGCCTAAGAAACAACCCAGCTGGTATAACATGTCAGCATCGGTGCATAAAATGATGAAGCACAGAATAAGATGGAAACTGAACATCTCGTGGACATCATAAGTATCGCGTGTTTATTCAACGGAGACGCTGTCATCGTGCATCTGTGAGATGATACAGAAGAATGCGAGAATTGATCGAACTGTATCAAGCACATCCTTGTTTATGGAGAGTTTAGAGCAAAAGTAGATAATTGAAAAGATCACCATACGgacaatattgataaataatagaataagagagggaggagagcacaCCCTTTTGTTTCTTTACCAGCAATCTCGTAAGGTTCATCCAGAATTTGTATTCAGTCGATTCCAAAGGTAAAACAAAGATCGAAATACGGTGCTGACAGGGTATGACTTTTTatgtacatttctttttcttcttttgatgcTTGTAAGCTGCCGTTAGGGTCAGGGCAGCTACCAAATTACCCAATCCTCTTTACTCACCACCAAGCTAGcacgaagacgaagaaggggaCGGTGGTGATGAGCCCCAGAGTGACCCAGTTCCTCGAGAGCCAGGCAATCAGGGGCAGGAGACACATGCCGAAGGTCCACAGAATGAAGCTGGTGGAGGTGATTCTCGCTCTCCACCCCGGAGACACCTGCTCCATCACTGcaggtggagggggagatggtggaCCATCAGTAATGGCAATAGCATATTTTGAGNNNNNNNNNNNNNNNNNNNNNNNNNNNNNNNNNNNNNNNNNNNNNNNNNNNNNNNNNNNNNNNNNNNNNNNNNNNNNNNNNNNNNNNNNNNNNNNNNNNNNNNNNNNNNNNNNNNNNNNNNNNNNNNNNNNNNNNNNNNNNNNNNNNNNNNNNNNNNNNNNNNNNNNNNNNNNNNNNNNNNNNNNNNNNNNNNNNNNNNNNNNNNNNNNNNNNNNNNNNNNNNNNNNNNNNNNNNNNNNNNNNNNNNNNNNNNNNNNNNNNNNNNNNNNNNNNNNNNNNNNNNNNNNNNNNNNNNNNNNNNNNNNNNNNNNNNNNNNNNNNNNNNNNNNNNNNNNNNNNNNNNNNNNNNNNNNNNNNNNNNNNNNNNNNNNNNNNNNNNNNNNNNNNNNNNNNNNNNNNNNNNNNNNNNNNNNNNNNNNNNNNNNNNNNNNNNNNNNNNNNNNNNNNNNNNNNNNNNNNNNNNNNNNNNNNNNNNNNNNNNNNNNNNNNNNNNNNNNNNNNNNNNNNNNNNNNNNNNNNNNNNNNNNNNNNNNNNNNNNNNNNNNNNNNNNNNNNNNNNNNNNNNNNNNNNNNNNNNNNNNNNNNNNNNNNNNNNNNNNNNNNNNNNNNNNNNNNNNNNNNNNNNNNNNNNNNNNNNNNNNNNNNNNNNNNNNNNNNNNNNNNNNNNNNNNNNNNNNNNNNNNNNNNNNNNNNNNNNNNNNNNNNNNNNNNNNNNNNNNNNNNNNNNNNNNNNNNNNNNNNNNNNNNNNNNNNNNNNNNNNNNNNNNNNNNNNNNNNNNNNNNNNNNNNNNNNNNNNNNNNNNNNNNNNNNNNNNNNNNNNNNNNNNNNNNNNNNNNNNNNNNNNNNNNNNNNNNNNNNNNNNNNNNNNNNNNNNNNNNNNNNNNNNNNNNNNNNNNNNNNNNNNNNNNNNNNNNNNNNNNNNNNNNNNNNNNNNNNNNNNNNNNNNNNNNNNNNNNNNNNNNNNNNNNNNNNNNNNNNNNNNNNNNNNNNNNNNNNNNNNNNNNNNNNNNNNNNNNNNNNNNNNNNNNNNNNNNNNNNNNNNNNNNNNNNNNNNNNNNNNNNNNNNNNNNNNNNNNNNNNNNNNNNNNNNNNNNNNNNNNNNNNNNNNNNNNNNNNNNNNNNNNNNNNNNNNNNNNNNNNNNNNNNNNNNNNNNNNNNNNNNNNNNNNNNNNNNNNNNNNNNNNNNNNNNNNNNNNNNNNNNNNNNNNNNNNNNNNNNNNNNNNNNNNNNNNNNNNNNNNNNNNNNNNNNNNNNNNNNNNNNNNNNNNNNNNNNNNNNNNNCGCCTAGTCACCATAAATTCTACTAAAGTAAGTTTACAATGACCATCACTACTACTGAGCTACTTTTACGCTAACTAGGCCGGGTGACCACGCCCACTCTCTTTATAAAAGCAAGTGATTGGTTTTATATCAAATGTTCTCTAACTTCGTTATACTTACTCTCTCTATACCATATTTCAATGTCNNNNNNNNNNNNNNNNNNNNNNNNNNNNNNNNNNNNNNNNNNNNNNNNNNNNNNNNNNTCGATAATCTTCAAGGCCTAGCTAAGCAACATCGACACGGAGCTCTCAACAGCAACTCATAAGTACCGATGATCAGTGGAAGTTCCAGAATTGGCGGGAACGAAGTCGAAGCCAAGAACATCGTGACCATGATCCACTCGTAACTCGTCACGTACATTCGCAGCAATCCGAACACGGCGTACATCATCATAGCTACCACAAATACAGGACGACGACCGAGGCTGAAAAAANNNNNNNNNNNNNNNNNNNNNNNNNNNNNNNNNNNNNNNNNNNNNNNNNNNNNNNNNNNNNNNNNNNNNNNNNNNNNNNNNNNNNNNNNNNNNNNNNNNNNNNNNNNNNNNNNNNNNNNNNNNNNNNNNNNNNNNNNNNNNNNNNNNNNNNNNNNNNNNNNNNNNNNNNNNNN from Penaeus monodon isolate SGIC_2016 chromosome 23, NSTDA_Pmon_1, whole genome shotgun sequence includes these protein-coding regions:
- the LOC119588218 gene encoding carcinine transporter-like — its product is MFIAISQRNLLEEAGDSGRHQHLLFWLFVVPINFLIPWVALTPIFMSSTPAHWCHVPGRPQDVSLDQWKALTIPKESKDGAEVYSECQQYNITLSDLDLTSDLASFAAKVNATYDRIACQHGWDYDQTDYDSTLSTEQDWVCGRDTLSANWQSVGVAGNVVGTFIFNSLSDILGRRPVFVVAMMMYAVFGLLRMYVTSYEWIMVTMFLASTSFPPILELPLIIVMEQVSPGWRARITSTSFILWTFGMCLLPLIAWLSRNWVTLGLITTVPFFVFVLAWWILPESPRWLLSRNRLEETVNLLRTIAQRNGRPVPEKLEETVQVLANTHNTEKNYGFIQLFKYPKVRLRTVLLTVGYTCNNLFYYGLAYNTTNMSGNEFINFFLLSITELPSNILAWWAANYIGRRWTEAGCFLMASVFAVIAIFTLNSALWLNITMHILSKLFITMSFLVVYIQCAEIYPTTHRAAGTGLSSLISSSFGTTAPYIAFLVRLLKSLLLCEHVCQDQKYMMYKHITIISVEFQ